Proteins found in one Coffea eugenioides isolate CCC68of chromosome 5, Ceug_1.0, whole genome shotgun sequence genomic segment:
- the LOC113772112 gene encoding probable galactinol--sucrose galactosyltransferase 1, which translates to MTVGAGISVADGKLNVLGSCILSDIHDNVIVTPATGESFINGAFIGIQSDHKASRSVFPVGKLQGLRFMCVFRFKMWWMTQRMGTAGQEIPFETQFLIVEGQEGSHFGEDGGGQSATYVVFLPILEGDFRAVLQGNANDELEICLESGDPAVQEFEGSHLVFVAAGSDPFDVITNAVKSVERHLQTFSHRDRKKMPDMLNWFGWCTWDAFYTDVTSEGVKQGLESLEKGGIPPKFIIIDDGWQSVGMDPTSFEFKANNAANFANRLTHIKENHKFQKNGKEGHRLEDPAMGLRHLVTEIKDAYALKYAYVWHAITGYWGGVRPGVTEMDHYESQMAYPISSPGVQSNEACDALDCIAKNGLGLVNPEKVFNFYNELHSYLASAGIDGVKVDVQNILETLGAGHGGRIRLARKYHQALEASISRNFPDNGIISCMSHNTDGLYSAKRSAVVRASDDFWPRDPASHTIHIASVAYNTVFLGEFMQPDWDMFHSLHPMAEYHGAARAVGGCAIYVSDKPGQHDFNLLRKLVLPDGSILRAKLPGRPTRDCLFSDPARDGKSLLKIWNLNDLNGVIGVFNCQGAGWCRIGKRNLIHDERPDTITGTVRANDVDYLPRIAPDGWRGDAVVYSHIHGNLVYLPSNAALPITLMAREYEVFTVVPVKETSNGSRFAPIGLIRMFNSGGAVKEVGYEKVDAGNIRIKTRGCGTFGAYSSVRPKRITVDTEEVQFHFEEASGLVTLDLSVPERELYLWTINIEL; encoded by the exons ATGACCGTAGGTGCTGGAATAAGCGTGGCTGATGGGAAGTTGAATGTGCTGGGGAGCTGCATTCTCAGCGATATTCATGACAATGTCATTGTGACACCGGCAACTGGCGAGAGCTTCATCAATGGCGCTTTTATTGGCATTCAATCCGATCACAAAGCCAGCCGTAGCGTCTTCCCTGTTGGCAAACTCCA GGGGTTGCGTTTCATGTGTGTTTTCCGGTTTAAGATGTGGTGGATGACTCAGAGAATGGGGACAGCTGGCCAAGAAATACCATTTGAGACACAATTCTTGATTGTTGAGGGTCAAGAGGGCTCCCATTTTGGTGAAGATGGCGGTGGCCAGTCCGCAACATACGTTGTTTTCTTGCCTATTCTAGAAGGTGATTTCAGGGCTGTTCTTCAGGGGAATGCCAACGATGAGTTGGAGATCTGCTTAGAAAGCG GTGATCCTGCTGTCCAAGAATTTGAGGGAAGCCATTTAGTTTTCGTGGCTGCTGGATCAGACCCATTTGATGTTATCACTAATGCAGTCAA GAGTGTGGAGAGACACCTACAGACTTTTTCTCATCGTGATAGGAAGAAG ATGCCGGACATGTTAAATTGGTTTGGGTGGTGTACGTGGGATGCTTTCTACACTGATGTTACTTCAGAGGGAGTTAAGCAAGGTTTAGAGAG TTTGGAGAAAGGTGGGATTCCCCCAAAGTTTATCATCATTGACGATGGATGGCAATCTGTTGGGATGGATCCTACTAGTTTTGAATTCAAAGCTAACAATGCGGCTAA TTTTGCAAATAGGCTAACTCATATCAAAGAGAACCACAAATTCCAAAAGAATGGCAAGGAGGGTCACAGATTGGAAGATCCTGCCATGGGACTTCGCCATCTCGTCACAGAAATTAAAGATGCATATGCTCTGAA GTATGCTTATGTCTGGCATGCAATCACTGGGTATTGGGGTGGTGTGAGGCCTGGTGTCACTGAGATGGATCACTATGAATCTCAGATGGCTTATCCGATTTCCTCTCCAGGGGTTCAATCAAATGAAGCCTGTGATGCTCTGGATTGCATTGCCAAAAATGGGCTAGGCCTTGTGAACCCTGAGAAAGTGTTCAACTTTTATAATGAGCTGCACTCATATCTCGCCTCTGCTGGCATCGATGGGGTTAAAGTTGATGTTCAGAACATCCTCGAAACCCTTGGAGCAGGCCATGGTGGAAGAATCAGACTAGCAAGGAAGTACCATCAAGCATTAGAGGCTTCAATTTCTCGGAATTTTCCCGATAATGGAATTATTTCTTGTATGAGTCACAACACAGACGGTTTGTACAG TGCCAAGAGAAGTGCAGTAGTTAGAGCATCAGATGATTTTTGGCCAAGAGATCCTGCCTCCCACACAATTCACATAGCATCAGTTGCTTATAACACCGTCTTCCTGGGCGAGTTCATGCAGCCAGATTGGGATATGTTTCAC AGCTTGCACCCAATGGCTGAATACCATGGAGCAGCACGGGCAGTTGGAGGTTGTGCTATTTATGTCAG TGACAAGCCCGGGCAGCATGACTTCAATCTCTTGAGGAAGCTCGTGCTTCCTGATGGTTCCATCCTGAGGGCTAAACTTCCAGGAAGGCCGACGAGGGATTGCCTGTTTTCAGATCCTGCTAGAGACGGAAAAAG TTTACTAAAGATTTGGAATCTCAATGATTTGAATGGAGTGATTGGAGTGTTCAACTGTCAAGGGGCTGGATGGTGTAGAATTGGAAAGAGAAACCTCATTCACGACGAACGACCGGATACAATAACTGGAACCGTTCGGGCTAATGATGTGGACTACTTACCAAGAATTGCTCCTGATGGATGGAGAGGCGATGCTGTTGTCTATTCTCATATTCATG GAAATCTAGTCTACCTTCCAAGCAATGCTGCTCTGCCAATTACACTGATGGCACGGGAGTACGAGGTTTTCACGGTTGTTCCTGTCAAGGAAACATCAAATGGTTCTCGATTCGCTCCTATAGGCCTCATCAGGATGTTCAATTCAGGTGGAGCGGTCAAAGAAGTAGGTTATGAAAAGGTTGATGCGGGGAACATACGCATCAAAACACGGGGATGTGGTACTTTTGGAGCCTATTCATCAGTCAGACCCAAAAGAATCACAGTTGACACAGAGGAAGTCCAGTTTCATTTTGAAGAAGCCTCTGGATTGGTAACCCTCGATCTCTCAGTCCCAGAGAGAGAGTTGTACCTCTGGACCATCAACATTGAACTCTAA
- the LOC113772428 gene encoding probable amino acid permease 7 translates to MRYLEISGLKSDGDLVPQDRELKNDIPLKRVGATGIINRDDTEGYYEETAAFLMTNSEPFEVEQSAVPDQEPSKRTGTVWTATAHVITGVIGAGVLSLAWSTAQLGWIAGPLSMIFFALITLFSTLILCECYLTPDPEKGPIRHPSLTGAVKFFLGEKRQKICALFVLESLYGTAVAYTITVTQSVSAIEKSNCYHREGHDSSCGRIHRNMLMLIFGAVQIVVSQIPDFHNMAWLSVVAAVMSFTYAFIGMALGLAKVIGNGMVKGSISGVSANSGAEKSWLVFQGIADIAFAYPYSVILLEIQDTLKSPPSEDQTMKKASRISIVTTTIFYLCCGCFGYAAFGDKTPGNLLTGFGFYEPYWLVDFANACIILHLVGGYQIYSQVIFAMVERWFAAKYPDSTLGRNLELKLPLCSRLEFNIFRLVFRTAYVVSVTGIAMLFPYFNQVLGVLGALNFWSLGIYFPVEIYMVQKSIGAWTRKWVLLEAFSLVCLVISVMGLIGSVEGLIRAKFR, encoded by the exons ATGCGATATTTGGAGATCTCTGGATTGAAATCTGATGGCGATTTGGTGCCGCAGGACAGAGAGTTGAAAAATGACATTCCCCTAAAGAGAGTAGGAGCCACTGGTATTATTAATAGGGATGACACAGAGGGCTACTACGAAGAAACAGCAGCGTTTCTCATGACCAACTCAGAACCTTTCGAGGTTGAACAATCTGCAGTTCCTGATCAGGAACCCTCCAAAAGAACAG GGACAGTATGGACTGCAACAGCACATGTAATAACAGGTGTGATAGGGGCAGGTGTCTTGTCACTTGCATGGAGCACTGCCCAGCTAGGCTGGATTGCAGGTCCATTGTCCATGATATTCTTTGCACTCATCACCCTTTTTTCCACTCTCATCCTCTGCGAGTGCTACTTGACTCCTGATCCCGAGAAGGGTCCAATTAGGCACCCTTCCCTCACCGGAGCGGTCAAATTCTTCTTGG GAGAGAAGAGACAGAAGATATGTGCACTTTTTGTGCTGGAGAGCCTATATGGCACTGCTGTTGCATATACCATTACGGTAACCCAAAGTGTTAG TGCAATAGAGAAATCCAACTGTTATCACAGAGAAGGGCACGATAGTAGTTGTGGACGTATCCATAGGAATATGCTCATGCTAATCTTTGGGGCTGTTCAGATTGTGGTGTCTCAGATACCAGATTTCCATAACATGGCATGGCTGTCTGTTGTTGCTGCTGTTATGTCCTTCACCTATGCTTTCATTGGAATGGCACTTGGCCTGGCAAAAGTCATTG GAAATGGAATGGTCAAGGGCAGCATTTCTGGAGTTTCAGCAAACAGCGGAGCAGAAAAGTCATGGTTAGTGTTTCAGGGAATTGCGGACATAGCTTTTGCCTATCCCTATTCAGTTATTCTTCTGGAGATACAG GACACCTTGAAGTCACCTCCATCTGAAGACCAGACAATGAAAAAGGCCTCCAGGATTTCAATCGTCACCACCACCATCTTTTACCTGTGCTGTGGATGCTTTGGATATGCAGCCTTTGGAGACAAAACCCCAGGAAACCTCTTGACTGGATTTGGCTTCTATGAACCTTATTGGCTTGTCGACTTCGCCAATGCTTGCATTATACTGCACCTCGTCGGGGGATATCAG ATATACAGCCAAGTAATCTTTGCAATGGTGGAAAGATGGTTTGCTGCGAAGTACCCAGATAGCACACTAGGAAGGAATTTAGAGCTGAAGCTCCCTCTATGTTCCAGATTGGAGTTTAATATATTTAGGCTTGTTTTCAGAACAGCATATGTGGTTTCTGTAACTGGAATTGCAATGCTATTCCCTTACTTCAACCAAGTACTGGGGGTGTTGGGGGCCTTGAACTTTTGGTCTCTGGGCATATACTTCCCCGTGGAAATATACATGGTGCAGAAAAGCATTGGCGCTTGGACAAGAAAATGGGTTCTTCTTGAGGCTTTTAGCCTCGTTTGCTTGGTTATTTCAGTAATGGGCTTAATCGGCTCAGTTGAAGGACTGATAAGGGCGAAGTTTAGATGA
- the LOC113770000 gene encoding probable amino acid permease 7, with the protein MGITTASEAQGEHQETACLLTNSDSSDVDSSRELSKRTGTLWTATAHIITGVIGAGVLSLAWSTAQLGWIAGPLSIIIFALITLLSTLFLCDCYTPTSPDADAEFGRPIRIPSLTEAVKFYLGEKRRRICVLFAVESLCGSGIAYTITATESVSAIQKSNCYHREGHHANCGHDNSTFMLMFGAVQIVMSQIPNFHNMTWLSVIAAVMSSCYAFIGLALGLAKVIENGKFLGSISGVPADSLAEKLWSVFQALGDIAFAYPYSVIVLEIQDTLKSPPPESQTMKRASTASIIITTFFYLSCGCFGYAAFGDKTPGNLLTGFGFYEPYWLVDFANACIILHLVGGFQVYSQPIFALVEKWFNTKFPDSASANNLDVKLPFLPAFQLNIFRLWFRTVYVASVTGIAMLFPYFNQVLGLLGALNFWSLGIYFPVEMYIVRRNIGAWTRKWIVLEVFSCLCLVISIVGLIGSVQGLISAKLS; encoded by the exons ATGGGTATTACTACTGCAAGTGAAGCACAAGGAGAGCATCAAGAGACAGCATGTCTCCTTACAAATTCTGATTCATCCGATGTCGATAGCTCTCGGGAACTCTCTAAAAGAACAG GGACGCTGTGGACTGCAACGGCGCACATAATAACGGGAGTAATAGGGGCAGGAGTGCTGTCTCTTGCATGGAGCACAGCCCAGCTGGGATGGATTGCAGGTCCGCTCTCCATCATCATCTTTGCTCTCATAACCCTTCTTTCCACCCTCTTCCTCTGCGACTGCTACACCCCCACCTCCCCCGATGCTGATGCTGAATTTGGTCGTCCTATCAGAATTCCTTCCCTCACTGAAGCCGTCAAATTCTACTTGG GAGAGAAGAGGCGACGGATATGTGTACTTTTCGCGGTAGAGAGTTTATGTGGCTCTGGTATTGCATATACCATCACGGCAACTGAAAGTGTTAG TGCAATACAGAAGTCAAACTGCTACCACAGAGAAGGGCACCATGCCAACTGCGGGCATGATAATTCTACTTTCATGCTAATGTTTGGGGCGGTTCAAATTGTAATGTCTCAGATACCAAATTTCCATAACATGACTTGGCTGTCTGTCATTGCCGCTGTTATGTCCTCCTGCTATGCTTTCATTGGATTAGCACTTGGCCTCGCAAAAGTTATTG AAAACGGGAAGTTCTTGGGCAGCATTAGTGGAGTTCCAGCTGATAGCCTGGCGGAAAAGTTATGGTCAGTTTTTCAGGCGCTTGGAGACATAGCTTTTGCCTATCCCTATTCAGTGATTGTTCTGGAGATACAG GACACTTTGAAGTCACCCCCACCTGAAAGCCAGACGATGAAAAGGGCCTCAACGGCTTCGATCATCATTACCACTTTCTTCTATCTCTCTTGCGGATGCTTTGGATATGCAGCATTTGGAGACAAAACGCCAGGAAACCTCTTGACAGGATTTGGCTTCTACGAGCCGTATTGGCTTGTTGACTTCGCGAACGCTTGCATTATTTTGCACCTCGTTGGAGGGTTTCAG GTATACAGCCAACCTATATTTGCACTAGTTGAAAAATGGTTCAACACAAAATTCCCAGACAGTGCAAGTGCAAACAATTTGGATGTGAAGCTCCCATTTTTGCCGGCTTTTCAGTTGAATATCTTCAGGCTATGGTTCCGAACGGTGTATGTGGCATCCGTCACTGGAATAGCAATGCTATTTCCTTACTTCAATCAAGTCTTGGGATTGCTGGGAGCCTTGAACTTTTGGTCTCTGGGCATTTACTTCCCCGTGGAAATGTACATCGTGCGAAGAAATATTGGCGCTTGGACCAGAAAATGGATTGTTCTTGAGGTTTTCAGCTGCTTGTGCTTGGTCATTTCAATAGTGGGCTTGATTGGGTCAGTGCAAGGACTCATAAGTGCTAAACTAAGCTGA
- the LOC113770327 gene encoding probable amino acid permease 7 isoform X1, whose product MEHRRYRGFGLSYRIMGGGGEDGDVKASLLDSNFSSASAASCTESKGTSLVPAMKNGNVWTALAHIITGVIGSGVLSLAWSMSRLGWIAGPLTMLCFASVTFISASLLRNCYNSPDPEFGPNTNASFLDAVQRILGKMNGRICGVVVVINFIKVGIVYTITAAISIRAILKSNCYHNQGHEASCDYKTSTYMLLFGVIQILVSQIPEFRNMKWLSAVAAIMSFTYSLIGSGLGLAKIIENGEVKGSIGGVPTSTAAEKIWLVSQALGDIAFAFPFSLYFLEIQDTLKSPPSEKATMKKASISAVCITTFFYLCCGGFGYAAFGNSTPGNLLTGFGFYEPYWLIDFANACIVLHLVGGYQIFSQTLFGTVERRLARQFPGSGIVHDNYSFKLPAMPALRLNVLRICFRTTYVICITAIAMIFPYFNEVVGVAGAINFWPIVVYFPVEMYIMQKNIESWTPKAVILRTYSIMCLVVIVFAFIGSVKALISARFR is encoded by the exons ATGGAGCATCGCAGATACAGAGGATTTG GCCTCAGTTACAGAATTatgggaggaggaggagaagatgGTGACGTAAAAGCTTCCCTCTTAGACTCAAACTTCTCTTCGGCATCAGCAGCATCCTGTACTGAATCGAAAGGGACCTCTCTCGTTCCCGCAATGAAAAACG GAAATGTATGGACTGCTTTGGCGCATATAATAACAGGAGTAATAGGGTCAGGGGTACTGTCACTAGCATGGAGCATGTCAAGACTAGGGTGGATCGCAGGTCCTCTGACGATGCTCTGTTTTGCATCGGTCACCTTCATTTCGGCATCTCTTCTCCGAAATTGCTATAATTCTCCTGATCCTGAGTTTGGTCCAAACACAAATGCCTCCTTCCTTGACGCTGTTCAAAGGATTTTAG GGAAAATGAATGGAAGGATTTGTGGAGTAGTAGTTGTTATAAATTTCATCAAGGTTGGAATTGTCTATACAATAACAGCTGCTATAAGCATCAG GGCAATTCTGAAATCAAACTGTTACCATAACCAAGGACATGAAGCTTCCTGTGATTACAAGACTTCTACTTACATGCTTTTATTTGGGGTGATCCAAATTTTAGTATCACAGATACCTGAATTCCGGAATATGAAGTGGCTTTCTGCTGTTGCAGCCATCATGTCCTTCACATACTCTTTGATTGGTTCTGGACTTGGCTTAGCCAAAATAATAG AGAATGGAGAAGTAAAAGGCAGCATAGGAGGCGTTCCTACTTCTACTGCTGCTGAAAAAATATGGTTGGTTTCTCAAGCACTTGGGGACATTGCTTTTgcctttcccttctctctttATTTTCTGGAGATACAG GACACTTTAAAATCACCTCCATCAGAGAAGGCCACAATGAAGAAGGCATCTATTAGTGCCGTCTGCATTACAACCTTTTTTTACCTTTGCTGTGGAGGGTTTGGGTATGCAGCTTTTGGGAATTCCACTCCAGGAAATCTTTTGACAGGATTTGGTTTCTATGAGCCGTATTGGCTCATAGATTTCGCTAATGCTTGCATTGTTCTTCATCTCGTTGGAGGATATCAG ATATTCAGTCAGACACTATTCGGTACTGTTGAAAGAAGATTAGCCAGGCAATTTCCCGGGAGTGGAATTGTGCATGATAACTATAGCTTCAAACTCCCTGCAATGCCAGCACTGCGACTGAATGTCCTCAGGATCTGTTTCCGTACTACATACGTCATATGCATTACAGCAATTGCAATGATCTTCCCTTACTTTAACGAAGTTGTGGGAGTGGCTGGAGCCATTAACTTTTGGCCCATTGTCGTGTATTTCCCGGTTGAGATGTACataatgcaaaaaaatatagaatCATGGACACCCAAAGCTGTTATTCTGCGAACCTATAGTATTATGTGCCTTGTGGTGATAGTGTTTGCATTTATTGGCTCTGTCAAAGCCCTCATAAGTGCAAGGTTCAGGTAG
- the LOC113770327 gene encoding probable amino acid permease 7 isoform X2 yields MGGGGEDGDVKASLLDSNFSSASAASCTESKGTSLVPAMKNGNVWTALAHIITGVIGSGVLSLAWSMSRLGWIAGPLTMLCFASVTFISASLLRNCYNSPDPEFGPNTNASFLDAVQRILGKMNGRICGVVVVINFIKVGIVYTITAAISIRAILKSNCYHNQGHEASCDYKTSTYMLLFGVIQILVSQIPEFRNMKWLSAVAAIMSFTYSLIGSGLGLAKIIENGEVKGSIGGVPTSTAAEKIWLVSQALGDIAFAFPFSLYFLEIQDTLKSPPSEKATMKKASISAVCITTFFYLCCGGFGYAAFGNSTPGNLLTGFGFYEPYWLIDFANACIVLHLVGGYQIFSQTLFGTVERRLARQFPGSGIVHDNYSFKLPAMPALRLNVLRICFRTTYVICITAIAMIFPYFNEVVGVAGAINFWPIVVYFPVEMYIMQKNIESWTPKAVILRTYSIMCLVVIVFAFIGSVKALISARFR; encoded by the exons atgggaggaggaggagaagatgGTGACGTAAAAGCTTCCCTCTTAGACTCAAACTTCTCTTCGGCATCAGCAGCATCCTGTACTGAATCGAAAGGGACCTCTCTCGTTCCCGCAATGAAAAACG GAAATGTATGGACTGCTTTGGCGCATATAATAACAGGAGTAATAGGGTCAGGGGTACTGTCACTAGCATGGAGCATGTCAAGACTAGGGTGGATCGCAGGTCCTCTGACGATGCTCTGTTTTGCATCGGTCACCTTCATTTCGGCATCTCTTCTCCGAAATTGCTATAATTCTCCTGATCCTGAGTTTGGTCCAAACACAAATGCCTCCTTCCTTGACGCTGTTCAAAGGATTTTAG GGAAAATGAATGGAAGGATTTGTGGAGTAGTAGTTGTTATAAATTTCATCAAGGTTGGAATTGTCTATACAATAACAGCTGCTATAAGCATCAG GGCAATTCTGAAATCAAACTGTTACCATAACCAAGGACATGAAGCTTCCTGTGATTACAAGACTTCTACTTACATGCTTTTATTTGGGGTGATCCAAATTTTAGTATCACAGATACCTGAATTCCGGAATATGAAGTGGCTTTCTGCTGTTGCAGCCATCATGTCCTTCACATACTCTTTGATTGGTTCTGGACTTGGCTTAGCCAAAATAATAG AGAATGGAGAAGTAAAAGGCAGCATAGGAGGCGTTCCTACTTCTACTGCTGCTGAAAAAATATGGTTGGTTTCTCAAGCACTTGGGGACATTGCTTTTgcctttcccttctctctttATTTTCTGGAGATACAG GACACTTTAAAATCACCTCCATCAGAGAAGGCCACAATGAAGAAGGCATCTATTAGTGCCGTCTGCATTACAACCTTTTTTTACCTTTGCTGTGGAGGGTTTGGGTATGCAGCTTTTGGGAATTCCACTCCAGGAAATCTTTTGACAGGATTTGGTTTCTATGAGCCGTATTGGCTCATAGATTTCGCTAATGCTTGCATTGTTCTTCATCTCGTTGGAGGATATCAG ATATTCAGTCAGACACTATTCGGTACTGTTGAAAGAAGATTAGCCAGGCAATTTCCCGGGAGTGGAATTGTGCATGATAACTATAGCTTCAAACTCCCTGCAATGCCAGCACTGCGACTGAATGTCCTCAGGATCTGTTTCCGTACTACATACGTCATATGCATTACAGCAATTGCAATGATCTTCCCTTACTTTAACGAAGTTGTGGGAGTGGCTGGAGCCATTAACTTTTGGCCCATTGTCGTGTATTTCCCGGTTGAGATGTACataatgcaaaaaaatatagaatCATGGACACCCAAAGCTGTTATTCTGCGAACCTATAGTATTATGTGCCTTGTGGTGATAGTGTTTGCATTTATTGGCTCTGTCAAAGCCCTCATAAGTGCAAGGTTCAGGTAG
- the LOC113770327 gene encoding probable amino acid permease 7 isoform X3 yields MSRLGWIAGPLTMLCFASVTFISASLLRNCYNSPDPEFGPNTNASFLDAVQRILGKMNGRICGVVVVINFIKVGIVYTITAAISIRAILKSNCYHNQGHEASCDYKTSTYMLLFGVIQILVSQIPEFRNMKWLSAVAAIMSFTYSLIGSGLGLAKIIENGEVKGSIGGVPTSTAAEKIWLVSQALGDIAFAFPFSLYFLEIQDTLKSPPSEKATMKKASISAVCITTFFYLCCGGFGYAAFGNSTPGNLLTGFGFYEPYWLIDFANACIVLHLVGGYQIFSQTLFGTVERRLARQFPGSGIVHDNYSFKLPAMPALRLNVLRICFRTTYVICITAIAMIFPYFNEVVGVAGAINFWPIVVYFPVEMYIMQKNIESWTPKAVILRTYSIMCLVVIVFAFIGSVKALISARFR; encoded by the exons ATGTCAAGACTAGGGTGGATCGCAGGTCCTCTGACGATGCTCTGTTTTGCATCGGTCACCTTCATTTCGGCATCTCTTCTCCGAAATTGCTATAATTCTCCTGATCCTGAGTTTGGTCCAAACACAAATGCCTCCTTCCTTGACGCTGTTCAAAGGATTTTAG GGAAAATGAATGGAAGGATTTGTGGAGTAGTAGTTGTTATAAATTTCATCAAGGTTGGAATTGTCTATACAATAACAGCTGCTATAAGCATCAG GGCAATTCTGAAATCAAACTGTTACCATAACCAAGGACATGAAGCTTCCTGTGATTACAAGACTTCTACTTACATGCTTTTATTTGGGGTGATCCAAATTTTAGTATCACAGATACCTGAATTCCGGAATATGAAGTGGCTTTCTGCTGTTGCAGCCATCATGTCCTTCACATACTCTTTGATTGGTTCTGGACTTGGCTTAGCCAAAATAATAG AGAATGGAGAAGTAAAAGGCAGCATAGGAGGCGTTCCTACTTCTACTGCTGCTGAAAAAATATGGTTGGTTTCTCAAGCACTTGGGGACATTGCTTTTgcctttcccttctctctttATTTTCTGGAGATACAG GACACTTTAAAATCACCTCCATCAGAGAAGGCCACAATGAAGAAGGCATCTATTAGTGCCGTCTGCATTACAACCTTTTTTTACCTTTGCTGTGGAGGGTTTGGGTATGCAGCTTTTGGGAATTCCACTCCAGGAAATCTTTTGACAGGATTTGGTTTCTATGAGCCGTATTGGCTCATAGATTTCGCTAATGCTTGCATTGTTCTTCATCTCGTTGGAGGATATCAG ATATTCAGTCAGACACTATTCGGTACTGTTGAAAGAAGATTAGCCAGGCAATTTCCCGGGAGTGGAATTGTGCATGATAACTATAGCTTCAAACTCCCTGCAATGCCAGCACTGCGACTGAATGTCCTCAGGATCTGTTTCCGTACTACATACGTCATATGCATTACAGCAATTGCAATGATCTTCCCTTACTTTAACGAAGTTGTGGGAGTGGCTGGAGCCATTAACTTTTGGCCCATTGTCGTGTATTTCCCGGTTGAGATGTACataatgcaaaaaaatatagaatCATGGACACCCAAAGCTGTTATTCTGCGAACCTATAGTATTATGTGCCTTGTGGTGATAGTGTTTGCATTTATTGGCTCTGTCAAAGCCCTCATAAGTGCAAGGTTCAGGTAG
- the LOC113770328 gene encoding transcription factor MYB80, with translation MGRIPCCEKDNVKRGQWTPEEDHKLSSYIAQHGTRNWRLIPKHAGLQRCGKSCRLRWTNYLRPDLKHGQFSDAEEQTIVTLHSVLGNRWSVIAAQLPGRTDNDVKNHWNTKLKKKLSGMGIDPVTHKPFSHLITEIATTLAPPQVPHLAEAALGCFKDEMLHLLTKKRIGSYQMQQIGLTPVNTAATQVKHEDRDETIEKIKYGISRAIKDPETSPTNKPWDPVVAGPANFAGSCNAFAAPDSGFHYGLSSLVNEGNGSAWNQSMCPGSSATGDRQCQLDEKLEDENGQDWKGGKEMRDGATLFNSDCVLWDLPSEELMSPMV, from the exons ATGGGACGAATTCCATGCTGCGAGAAAGACAACGTCAAAAGGGGTCAGTGGACCCCGGAGGAAGACCACAAGCTCTCTTCCTACATTGCTCAACATGGCACCCGCAACTGGCGTCTTATACCCAAACATGCTG GTTTACAGAGATGTGGAAAGAGCTGCAGATTACGGTGGACCAACTACCTCCGTCCTGACCTTAAGCACGGCCAATTCTCGGATGCAGAAGAGCAGACCATCGTCACTCTGCATTCAGTTCTGGGGAATAG ATGGTCTGTGATTGCAGCTCAGCTGCCTGGTCGCACCGATAACGATGTCAAAAACCATTGGAATACCAAGCTCAAAAAGAAGCTATCAGGCATGGGTATCGATCCCGTCACTCACAAGCCTTTCTCTCACCTCATTACTGAGATTGCCACCACTCTGGCTCCACCGCAAGTTCCCCACTTGGCAGAAGCAGCCTTAGGGTGTTTCAAGGATGAGATGCTCCACCTCCTCACCAAGAAACGTATTGGCAGCTACCAAATGCAGCAAATAGGTTTAACACCAGTTAACACAGCAGCTACACAAGTTAAGCATGAGGATAGGGACGAAACCATTGAGAAGATTAAGTACGGAATATCAAGAGCCATAAAGGACCCTGAAACTTCACCTACAAACAAGCCTTGGGACCCTGTTGTAGCAGGACCCGCAAATTTTGCTGGAAGCTGCAATGCATTTGCTGCCCCAGATTCCGGGTTTCATTATGGCCTTTCATCCCTTGTCAATGAAGGAAATGGATCTGCATGGAACCAGAGCATGTGCCCTGGAAGCAGTGCAACAGGAGACCGACAATGCCAGCTGGATGAGAAACTCGAAGATGAAAATGGTCAAGACTGGAAGGGTGGAAAAGAAATGAGAGATGGGGCCACCCTTTTCAATTCAGACTGCGTTTTGTGGGATTTACCATCTGAAGAACTAATGAGTCCAATGGTCTAA